The following DNA comes from Anopheles coustani chromosome 2, idAnoCousDA_361_x.2, whole genome shotgun sequence.
tttgttttatgCCCTTAATCACTGCCCCcttcttctttaatttttgtttcattattgcCCAATATCGCTCTATTGGGCGAAACTGGGGGGAATTTGGTGGATGAAGGGTTTTTGATATGAATTTCACTCCATTTTTGTTGTACCATCGTAGCACGTCCTTGCTATAATGGCAGCTTGCAAGATCAGGCCAAAACATGACTGGACCATCATGAGACCTAACAAATGGCAAAATTCGTTTCTTAAGGCACTCCTTCTCATACAAGGCCGAATTCATGTTCTTGTTCGTTACAAACACGGTGGCCTTTTTGCCACATGAGCAGATTCCTTGCcaaatcataattttttttacgaaTTTAACGGCGAATACAAATTTAAACCTTTTGGGGACGTTGCCACGAGCATAAGCCTTATACAATTTTACGCCcggaatttgtttaaaatcggCTTTCACGTGGGTTTCATCGTCCATCAAAATGCAACCATGCAGTTTGGTCAGCACCTGATCGTACAGCTTCCGAGCCCGGTTTCTGGCCATTGCTTGTTGTTTCATGTTTCGGTTTGGATGTTTGCTGGCTCGAAACACCTTCTCGGAGTCGGATTCGCCGTACAGTAGAGCGGTCTGCGTTaagctttttggccaaatcatAGTCCGAGATGTTTGGGTTAGCCTTGATTTTCCTAATGACTCTCAATCGCAGTTGACGATTTACGGTTCCACTCCGCCGCTTAATTTGCACCGTACGGACAGTCGTCTGTGTCTCCTTGTACTTTTTAATCACTCGTGCGACGGTCGACTTAGGCAAACTTAACCGTTTTGCCAGCTCTCGAGATGACGTTGATGGATTCTTAAGATAATTGTGCACAATAAGTTTTCGCTTCTCCTCTTGCATGGTGAATATCTTGGACCAGGAGTTACtaaattgcgtgaaaaattggccGAATTAAGTGTTTACTATTGTCACTAAACGCTGTCaaaggttttcatttttgtccaCGGGAGGCGCCATTATCATAAAAACAAAGTGCCTCATTTCTAAATGAACTAAGCCTTACGAGGCCCATTTCGTCTGCGGCATACTACGATACCCTGGCCCATCAGGACATTGCTCTGATAACGTACAGGAGGTCGGATATCCCTCCCACCCAGATCTCTGTCGGTGTCACCTCTGTTTCCAGAGGGTCTAGTGACggccagtattccaggcgttcacgTCGCCAACCCAGTAAACCAGGTTAACCTCACTACAACGGCGGGCCTCTGTGTGGGGAGTCTTGATGTGATCTTGTGTTCGTCATGAATTACCCAATCGGAAAAATCGGATACTGTTCGGATCTCTCACTCTAAATCTGCACTTTCTCTCTTGCTTTCACGCGCACAACTACTTTCAACCGCGGCACCGAGCTGCGACTGTATGCGTGAGCCATGCAAGAATCAATTCGCCATCACCCTAAACACACTGGAACACCGGAAAAATCGGGTGATGACAAATgcacatgtgtgtgtataacgcTACGCGCTTCGACCGCGACACCCAAAAATCTTGTTTTTCGCGATTGTTTTGGAGCTAAATCGGATATCCAATATTCTATGTGTAATATACAATCTAATATAGAAAACCCTCGTGTTCAAGTGACTGGGTACGGTCTACACGTCATACGCGTAAGGCTATTCTTCCTTCGAAAAACAGACAAGTTACGTACGCTATATCGTTGATTTTAAACGCATGTTGGTCatgcataattttttttctgaagaaacgattttttttttattttagaaattGGCTTCGTCTGACGACATGTTAAAACAGTAAATTATGCGCCGGTCTTCGTTTTTTCCTACCATTGCTACACCTCTTATGCGACGATATACCCGAATGTATCCAATAGGCAAACTCTCTTTTGTGGTAGCCCTAGCGAAGTCCGCTCGcagcgctcgctgcgggcgcgccactgtttcaaattcatttttttcgatttaacTCTTTAGCTCTTACTGTCCATCCTACGTAGTATAATTTACAAAGTTAATTGATATGTTAAAGTACATAAACTTGCATTCAACCTTAACTTCATGAGTAGTTTAAATCGTTAAGCTCTTTTACgagaaccgttagcgttcaaatatttgaaaagaatgCATGCGTTGCGCTTTGCATCGCTGCAGGTATAAATGTGAAACAGCTGGAAAACGAGGATATAGGCCGGAGCCTCATTTACCCTTTTACCACTCGAAGTATTATTACTTTTCATTATGTGAGAAatgatttattgaaaattttaaaccattaagGATTGGCAACGAAGTTGGAGTTGGCCTCGATCCATCCAAGGAAGAAGGACACGCGAGCGTAGACCGAAGGCATACCAATCGAGCAGCCGGCGGCCGATCCGAACGACACAATACCGATCTGGAGGCTTCCACCATCCTGAACAGCCAGCGGGCCACCGGAGTCACCGTTGCACGACGAGCGACCGTTGTCTCCGCTCAAGCACACGTTCTGGGGCTGGATGAGGGCGGTGTTCCAGCGAGCAATGCAGTCGGCGTTGGTCATGACGGGGTTCGTGGTGTACCTAACGACAGCCGAGGTAGCCTGGCTGGCATCCGAGGTACGACCGAATCCAGAGACGGTTCCAATGACTCCTCCGAACTGACGAGTGTCCGAACGGCCAGGAAGACGAACAGGCTGGACACGAGCGTTGAAGGTGATTGGCGAGTCAAGGCGCACCACAGCAATGTCATTACGGATGTTGGTCGGGGTGTACTGTGGATGACGGACAATTCCACTGGTCGAGAAACGGATACGCTGCTGCGTCGGCTCCTGGACGTTGCGGTTGTGGGCTCCCAAGATGGCGGTACCTCCGGTGGCCAGGGTCGTAGCACCAGACACAACGCAGTGAGCAGCGGTCAGGATGTAGTTGTTGGTTAAGACGGATCCTCCGCACAGACCGGTTCCGGCGCCGAACTCACTGAGCAGCGCAATCTGGTACGGGAACTGTCCGGGAGTAGCCTCGTTGCCGTTAACGATGCGGGCCGATGGCCGCATGTGACGGTAGACCTGCAGCTCAGCCGGCAGACGAGCCCAGTAGTGATCGAACTCCTCGATCGGACGCACCTTGGACCAATCGATTTCGATCCATTCGGCGCTGGCAACAGCGAGCAGACTAACGAGAAGTGCGAAGGCTTTCATCTTGACGATTTTGACTGCAATGTTATTCTCCGTTGTGCTTTTTATACTAGAATACCCAACACTTATCTCAGATTAAATAATCAAGCACGATTTATCAAAAACGCAACTTTGCTGACGGGTAATTAGGAATAGACGATGCAGTCACATTTGGCATGTGCCAAAATTATCTGTTGATAAGTGTCGTTCAATCGTTGTTGGAAATTCCAGAGAGAGGTATCAGGAAATTGAAGGATTGGGACAAGGAAACTGACAGAAACtggttcattttatttttattatttgtgttTCCCTTTCATCGCTAAGATCGCGCACCCTTTCTCCCGCTCCCTTCGCTAAGATCGCTATTTTAGGTGGAGAACAGAAACAGccaaaattcaaacatttgtttcagcaaaataatttcattacgATTTCGTTCATTCAAACTTATCAAACAATACTAAAAAGGGAACCCTTGTACTATTTCAAATGATGTAAGTTACATTGCCAACCTTTGATATAACTATGCTTGCCTCGTGCAAAGAAAGCAAGATCAGGTAACAGAAATGCTTTTTcaagataaaaaaatgtattctgAAAACATGTAATAACTAGGAGAGGTTTGCACAGATGTGTAACGTAGGTGGATTAAAAGAGGCAAGTGCAATGGATGAAATACGCCAAATATAGAGCAACAGAGATCATCTTGCATAGTGTAGCACGTGaagtttttctttatgcatattttttcttcttcttcttggcgtaacgaccttgttgatCATGCCTGCCTCGTTAAGGGcatacgagactttttacccatagggtacgtggatagtcagtcctctcgtacagggtccggtctcggttgg
Coding sequences within:
- the LOC131263137 gene encoding brachyurin-like yields the protein MKAFALLVSLLAVASAEWIEIDWSKVRPIEEFDHYWARLPAELQVYRHMRPSARIVNGNEATPGQFPYQIALLSEFGAGTGLCGGSVLTNNYILTAAHCVVSGATTLATGGTAILGAHNRNVQEPTQQRIRFSTSGIVRHPQYTPTNIRNDIAVVRLDSPITFNARVQPVRLPGRSDTRQFGGVIGTVSGFGRTSDASQATSAVVRYTTNPVMTNADCIARWNTALIQPQNVCLSGDNGRSSCNGDSGGPLAVQDGGSLQIGIVSFGSAAGCSIGMPSVYARVSFFLGWIEANSNFVANP